The following coding sequences lie in one Alphaproteobacteria bacterium genomic window:
- a CDS encoding ABC transporter ATP-binding protein: MSTIVLRAVTKRFRIDRREMTALSAVSLTLEEGGFTALIGPSGCGKSTMLRLIADVLQPDDGAITIGGRPPVEARRRHEIGFVFQDATLLPWRSVLENVRLPQEIVGGRSPGMPEPEALIELVGLAGFERARPAQLSGGMQQRVSIARALALNPKVLLLDEPFGALDEITRQRMNLELLRIWQQTGTTAVLVTHTIAEAVFMADRVHVLAADPGRLAGSVAIDLPRPRRLSLMREPAFDALQNRVREALFGDEFAREQPSPAVAEGVRRAG; encoded by the coding sequence GTGTCGACCATCGTCCTGCGCGCGGTGACGAAGCGGTTCAGGATCGACCGCCGCGAGATGACGGCGCTGTCCGCGGTTTCGCTGACGCTGGAGGAGGGCGGCTTCACGGCGTTGATCGGCCCGTCCGGCTGCGGCAAGTCGACCATGCTGCGGCTGATCGCCGACGTGTTGCAGCCGGACGATGGCGCCATCACCATCGGCGGCCGGCCGCCGGTCGAGGCGCGTCGGCGCCACGAGATCGGCTTCGTGTTCCAGGATGCCACCCTGCTGCCCTGGCGCAGTGTGCTGGAGAATGTGCGGCTGCCGCAGGAGATCGTCGGCGGCCGCAGCCCCGGCATGCCGGAGCCGGAGGCGCTGATCGAGCTGGTCGGCCTGGCCGGCTTCGAGCGGGCGCGGCCGGCGCAGCTCTCCGGCGGCATGCAGCAGCGGGTCTCGATCGCGCGTGCGCTGGCGCTCAACCCCAAGGTGCTGCTGCTCGACGAGCCGTTCGGTGCGCTGGACGAGATCACCCGCCAGCGCATGAACCTGGAGCTGCTGCGCATCTGGCAGCAGACCGGCACCACCGCGGTGCTGGTCACCCACACCATCGCCGAGGCGGTGTTCATGGCCGACCGCGTGCACGTGCTGGCGGCCGACCCGGGCCGGCTTGCCGGCAGCGTCGCCATCGACCTGCCGCGGCCGCGGCGGCTGTCGCTGATGCGCGAACCGGCCTTCGACGCGCTGCAGAACCGCGTGCGCGAGGCGCTGTTCGGCGACGAGTTC
- a CDS encoding amidohydrolase family protein yields the protein MADVQQVATVHAGHLLARPGEAAAGGPCRIDIVDGRIAAVAAAAPSSLPSGAGRLAALPAPTDAHDHGRGMRCLAFGAKDDALEVWLNALGREPRVDPYLRAIVAFGRMAEGGVCAANHCHNTQDPEGLVREAEAVSRAARDVGVRVAFASPISDRNSVVYGDPAPLFAKLPAAERAVMEKRASRWQPIEDQLAAVDAIAAFEHPLFRVQYCPIGPQWVSDATLEKIADASARTGRRVHMHLFETRHQREWADANYPGGLIRRLDAIGLLSPRLTVAHGVWLDEAECALLAERGVTVSVNTSSNLRLRSGPAPVARFLNAGLPFGIGLDGMAFDDDEDMLREIRLVWQHHRGLGVDDRLSPARLFRAACVDGRRTVVDDGGGALEPGAAADMMLLDLDAMGDDLLPDAAAPLDLLLTRMTKRHLDKLVVAGRLVVDGGRCVSVDLPALIAALTEQARAAWAATPDAEAMRRIEAAVADYYRCGCHREPFPAGT from the coding sequence ATGGCTGACGTCCAGCAGGTCGCCACGGTCCATGCCGGCCACCTTCTCGCCCGGCCGGGCGAGGCGGCGGCCGGCGGTCCGTGCCGCATCGACATCGTCGACGGGCGGATCGCCGCCGTCGCTGCGGCGGCGCCATCGTCGCTGCCGTCGGGCGCCGGCCGGCTGGCCGCGCTTCCGGCGCCGACCGACGCACACGACCACGGCCGCGGCATGCGCTGCCTGGCGTTCGGCGCGAAGGACGACGCGCTGGAGGTCTGGCTCAACGCGCTCGGCCGCGAGCCGCGCGTCGATCCCTATCTTCGCGCCATCGTCGCCTTCGGGCGGATGGCCGAGGGCGGGGTCTGCGCGGCCAATCACTGTCACAACACCCAGGATCCGGAAGGGCTGGTGCGCGAGGCAGAGGCGGTGTCGCGCGCCGCGCGCGACGTCGGCGTGCGCGTTGCTTTCGCCTCGCCGATCTCCGACCGCAACAGCGTGGTCTACGGCGATCCGGCGCCGCTGTTCGCCAAGCTGCCGGCGGCCGAGCGTGCGGTGATGGAGAAGCGGGCGAGCCGCTGGCAGCCGATCGAGGACCAGCTTGCGGCGGTCGACGCGATCGCAGCGTTCGAGCATCCGCTGTTCCGGGTGCAATATTGCCCGATCGGCCCGCAGTGGGTCAGCGACGCGACCCTGGAGAAGATCGCCGACGCCTCGGCGCGCACCGGGCGCCGGGTGCACATGCACCTGTTCGAGACGCGGCACCAGCGCGAATGGGCCGACGCCAACTACCCGGGCGGCCTGATCCGGCGGCTCGACGCGATCGGGCTGTTGTCGCCGCGGCTGACGGTGGCCCACGGCGTCTGGCTCGACGAGGCGGAATGCGCCCTGCTGGCCGAGCGCGGCGTGACCGTCTCGGTCAACACCTCGTCGAACCTCAGGCTGCGCTCGGGTCCGGCGCCGGTGGCGCGGTTCCTCAACGCCGGCCTGCCGTTCGGGATCGGGCTGGACGGCATGGCGTTCGACGACGACGAGGACATGCTGCGCGAGATCCGGCTGGTCTGGCAGCACCATCGCGGACTCGGCGTCGACGACCGGCTTTCGCCGGCGCGGCTGTTCCGGGCGGCCTGCGTGGACGGGCGGCGCACCGTGGTGGACGACGGCGGCGGCGCGCTGGAGCCGGGCGCGGCGGCCGACATGATGCTGCTGGACCTGGACGCGATGGGCGACGACCTGCTGCCGGACGCCGCCGCGCCGCTCGACCTGCTGCTGACCCGGATGACCAAGCGCCATCTCGACAAGCTGGTCGTCGCCGGCCGGCTGGTGGTGGACGGCGGGCGCTGCGTCAGCGTCGACCTGCCGGCGCTGATTGCCGCGCTGACCGAGCAGGCTCGCGCCGCCTGGGCCGCCACACCCGATGCCGAGGCGATGCGGCGGATCGAGGCGGCGGTGGCCGACTACTATCGCTGCGGCTGCCATCGCGAGCCGTTCCCGGCCGGGACCTGA
- a CDS encoding ABC transporter substrate-binding protein, whose translation MTTIRAGVAAPAILTSRRRLLSASAALSGVFLAPAALTGGMRRAMAADSVVHQLGWIKSIQFGGHFAAIEQGYFAEEGIEATFEAGGPGTDTTAAVATGQAMTSDSDVDGVIRSRINDIPVKAFAAIMQKAPGAIMSLAENPIASLADFPGKTIAMPNGTRPQVDALLLAAGIDPATVNYVPVGTDPGILAAGQVDGYYGWATNQGVMLKTRGIDIHIAYMNDLGVPGYAGVLFATDETLDTQSELLVRWLRAEIKGWQWHLDHPEEMAVLMVEKYGQRGLDLEAQTAESLLMADFVPVGDAAEHGLLWVDPGVFAKGMEFSVAAGEMEAGAVKVEEVVTQALIAEAHAAL comes from the coding sequence ATGACCACGATCCGCGCCGGCGTTGCCGCGCCCGCCATCCTGACCAGCCGCCGCCGCCTGCTCAGCGCTTCGGCGGCGCTGTCTGGCGTTTTCCTGGCGCCGGCCGCGCTGACCGGCGGCATGCGCCGCGCGATGGCTGCCGATTCCGTCGTCCATCAGCTCGGCTGGATCAAGTCGATCCAGTTCGGCGGGCATTTCGCCGCCATCGAGCAGGGCTATTTCGCCGAGGAAGGCATCGAGGCGACGTTCGAAGCCGGCGGCCCGGGTACCGACACCACCGCCGCGGTCGCCACCGGCCAGGCGATGACGTCCGACAGCGACGTCGACGGCGTGATCCGGTCGCGCATCAACGACATCCCGGTGAAGGCCTTCGCCGCCATCATGCAGAAGGCTCCGGGTGCGATCATGAGCCTGGCCGAGAACCCGATCGCATCGCTGGCCGATTTTCCGGGCAAGACCATCGCCATGCCGAACGGCACGCGCCCGCAGGTCGACGCGCTGCTGCTGGCCGCGGGCATCGATCCGGCGACGGTGAACTACGTCCCGGTCGGTACCGACCCCGGCATCCTCGCCGCCGGCCAGGTCGACGGCTACTACGGCTGGGCGACCAACCAGGGCGTGATGTTGAAGACCCGGGGCATCGACATCCACATCGCCTACATGAACGACCTCGGCGTGCCGGGCTATGCCGGCGTGCTGTTCGCCACCGACGAGACGCTGGACACGCAGAGCGAGCTTCTGGTCCGATGGCTGCGGGCCGAGATCAAGGGTTGGCAATGGCATCTGGACCACCCGGAGGAGATGGCCGTGCTGATGGTCGAGAAATACGGCCAGCGCGGTCTGGACCTGGAGGCGCAGACCGCGGAAAGCCTGCTGATGGCCGACTTCGTGCCGGTCGGCGACGCAGCCGAGCACGGGCTGCTGTGGGTCGACCCGGGCGTTTTCGCCAAGGGCATGGAGTTCTCGGTTGCCGCCGGCGAGATGGAGGCGGGCGCGGTCAAGGTCGAGGAAGTGGTGACCCAGGCGCTGATCGCCGAGGCGCACGCCGCGCTGTGA